One Thioclava electrotropha DNA segment encodes these proteins:
- a CDS encoding lysophospholipid acyltransferase family protein, producing MNQESEIAIEAAQAVSRPYDKRRLSYAGTFSNPFKVGTIRTLEWLTAKAQLLHLIRKFEKRGAPVGAEFWPQALDVMGIDVTTPPEQIAHIPKEGPLVVVANHPHGLVDGMVLAYLIGQVRDDFLILTRSLLTGIPEVEQYMLPVPFPHEPNAREDSLKMRAACMAQLKRGGVVVLFPAGQVAHSETLMGPVIEQEWNPFTAKMLARSNASVLPIHFPGQNSRAYQIANKLSATVRQGLLLYEIKRALNKPQSPAIGPAKRPEEIAEALQNPRKFLADLRAETLAL from the coding sequence ATGAACCAAGAGAGCGAGATCGCAATCGAAGCCGCGCAAGCCGTATCGCGACCCTATGACAAGCGTCGCCTGTCCTATGCGGGGACGTTTTCCAATCCGTTCAAGGTCGGCACGATCCGCACCTTGGAATGGCTTACCGCGAAGGCGCAGCTTCTGCATCTGATCCGCAAGTTCGAGAAGCGCGGCGCGCCGGTCGGGGCCGAGTTCTGGCCGCAGGCGCTCGACGTGATGGGGATCGATGTCACCACGCCGCCCGAGCAGATTGCGCATATCCCGAAAGAGGGCCCGCTGGTGGTCGTCGCCAACCACCCGCATGGGCTCGTGGACGGGATGGTGCTGGCCTACCTGATCGGGCAGGTGCGCGACGATTTCCTGATCCTCACCCGCTCGCTGCTGACCGGCATTCCCGAGGTCGAGCAATACATGCTGCCCGTGCCCTTCCCGCACGAGCCCAATGCCCGCGAGGACAGCCTCAAGATGCGCGCCGCCTGCATGGCGCAACTCAAGCGCGGCGGCGTGGTGGTGCTGTTCCCGGCGGGGCAGGTGGCCCATTCCGAGACGCTGATGGGACCGGTGATCGAGCAGGAGTGGAACCCCTTCACTGCGAAAATGCTCGCCCGGTCGAACGCCTCGGTGCTGCCGATCCACTTCCCGGGCCAGAATTCGCGCGCCTATCAGATCGCCAACAAGCTGAGTGCGACGGTGCGGCAGGGGCTTTTGCTCTATGAGATCAAACGCGCACTGAACAAGCCCCAGAGTCCCGCGATCGGTCCGGCAAAGCGGCCCGAAGAGATCGCCGAGGCGCTGCAGAA
- a CDS encoding HPr family phosphocarrier protein has translation MSVTRELEIVNEKGLHARASARFVEVVEDHDARATVAKDGQSVSGDSIMGLLMLAASRGTTIEVTTSGAEAEKLADALQALVADKFGEGM, from the coding sequence ATGTCCGTGACCCGCGAGTTGGAGATCGTGAACGAGAAGGGCCTGCATGCGCGCGCCTCTGCCCGTTTTGTCGAGGTTGTCGAGGATCATGACGCCCGTGCGACGGTGGCGAAGGATGGCCAGTCGGTCTCTGGCGACTCGATCATGGGGCTTTTGATGTTGGCAGCTTCGCGTGGAACCACTATTGAAGTGACGACAAGCGGGGCCGAGGCAGAGAAGCTCGCCGATGCGCTTCAGGCATTGGTGGCCGATAAATTCGGCGAAGGTATGTGA
- a CDS encoding PTS sugar transporter subunit IIA, which produces MIGIVIVAHGGLAREYLAAIEHVVGPQRGIRAITIEDDHDRAGKQAEIRAAADAVDDGTGVVVVTDMFGGSPSNLSLMACEARDREIIYGANLPLLIKLAKSRSLAVHAAVEAALDAGRKYINSYNAQAGVVKCP; this is translated from the coding sequence GTGATCGGTATCGTGATCGTGGCACATGGTGGTCTGGCGCGCGAATATCTCGCCGCTATAGAGCATGTCGTGGGCCCGCAGCGCGGCATTCGTGCCATCACGATCGAGGACGATCACGACCGCGCGGGCAAGCAGGCGGAGATTCGCGCCGCCGCCGATGCGGTCGATGACGGCACCGGTGTCGTGGTTGTGACCGATATGTTCGGCGGCTCTCCGTCCAACCTTTCGCTGATGGCCTGCGAGGCGCGGGACCGCGAAATCATCTACGGTGCGAACCTGCCGCTGCTGATCAAGCTGGCGAAATCGCGCAGCCTCGCGGTCCATGCCGCGGTCGAGGCCGCGCTTGATGCGGGGCGAAAATATATCAATAGTTACAATGCCCAAGCGGGAGTGGTGAAATGTCCGTGA
- the rapZ gene encoding RNase adapter RapZ produces the protein MGVTRSDPVWAQAGQRVVLVTGPSGAGRTTAIGALEDLGYEPIVNLPLSLVPRLLKGHLTGPVALGVDVRGRDFSAAALIELVDMLTKRPDLHLDLLYLDALPEVLERRYSETRRRHPLSPEEDPGAGIAQEMDLLSPIRMRADVLIDSSEMSPHDLRAEVGRFFDTGRTEALSVTVNSFSYKRGVQRGLDLMFDCRFLANPHWEPELRALDGRDAAVADYVAADPRFAEFHQRVLDLLLFLLPAYVAEGKAYLSVGFGCTGGQHRSVAMTESIAKALAEAGWRVSKRHRELERLGHAENEETKVRSGA, from the coding sequence ATGGGCGTGACCCGATCAGATCCGGTATGGGCACAGGCTGGCCAGCGCGTCGTGCTGGTGACCGGCCCGTCAGGTGCGGGCCGCACGACTGCCATCGGCGCTTTGGAGGATCTGGGCTACGAGCCGATCGTCAACCTGCCGCTGAGTCTTGTGCCGCGCCTTCTCAAGGGCCATCTGACCGGCCCTGTCGCGCTTGGCGTCGATGTACGCGGGCGCGATTTCTCGGCCGCGGCACTGATCGAACTGGTCGATATGCTGACCAAGCGCCCGGATCTGCATCTCGACCTGCTCTATCTCGATGCGCTCCCCGAAGTGCTCGAACGGCGCTATTCCGAGACCCGCCGCCGCCATCCGCTGTCGCCCGAGGAAGACCCCGGCGCAGGGATCGCGCAGGAGATGGACCTGCTCTCGCCGATCCGGATGCGCGCCGATGTTCTGATCGACAGCTCCGAGATGAGCCCGCATGATCTGCGCGCCGAGGTCGGGCGCTTCTTCGACACAGGCCGCACCGAGGCGCTCTCGGTCACGGTGAATTCCTTCAGCTACAAGCGCGGGGTGCAGCGCGGGCTCGACCTGATGTTCGATTGCCGCTTCCTCGCCAATCCCCATTGGGAGCCGGAGCTGCGCGCGCTTGACGGGCGTGACGCGGCGGTCGCGGATTACGTCGCCGCCGATCCGCGCTTTGCGGAGTTCCACCAGCGCGTGCTCGATCTGCTGTTGTTCCTGCTTCCCGCCTATGTCGCGGAGGGCAAGGCTTACCTCTCGGTCGGCTTCGGGTGTACCGGGGGGCAACACCGCTCGGTTGCAATGACCGAGAGCATCGCCAAAGCGCTTGCGGAAGCAGGGTGGCGCGTGTCTAAACGTCATAGGGAATTGGAGCGTCTCGGCCATGCCGAGAACGAAGAAACGAAGGTGAGGTCGGGCGCGTGA
- a CDS encoding HPr kinase/phosphorylase, whose translation MTGSDDLSTNLHASAVALDPERGVLIRGASGSGKSLLALRLMALGASLVADDRVDLRAEGEALIASAPEPIAGRIEARGVGILRADHLSQARITLLVDLDREEVERLPTCRKDRVLGVNLPLVLRVQHGHLDVAILQWLKGGRWA comes from the coding sequence ATGACCGGGTCTGACGACCTTTCGACCAATCTCCATGCCAGTGCCGTCGCGCTCGACCCCGAGCGCGGCGTTCTCATTCGTGGAGCCTCGGGCAGTGGCAAATCGCTTCTCGCGTTGCGGTTGATGGCGCTGGGGGCGTCACTTGTCGCCGATGACCGGGTCGACCTGCGCGCCGAAGGCGAGGCGCTGATCGCAAGCGCACCGGAGCCGATCGCGGGCCGGATCGAGGCGCGCGGCGTGGGTATCCTGCGCGCCGATCACCTGTCGCAAGCCCGCATCACTTTGCTGGTCGATCTCGATCGGGAAGAGGTCGAACGCTTGCCAACCTGTCGAAAAGACAGGGTGTTGGGGGTCAATCTGCCCCTTGTGCTGCGCGTGCAGCATGGTCATCTTGATGTGGCAATCTTGCAATGGCTGAAAGGGGGCCGATGGGCGTGA
- a CDS encoding sensor histidine kinase, whose translation MSIAGKIGLARKRSSNFARRAPETEVVLGEDWIGPADIVDDDLRKGRARRSMFSLNRSPLARKIITFNLLAMIVLVTGVLYLNPFRDSLVLQREGGLVNEAQLAADVFEAQLPAGAPVNLAAGDGLDPLATIRGMELPEGADLYLFDPSAALLGTTTTGDRAPVEEVDGLNFDKRSTVLSDFLGQIWDSVAGLFERGGGTAADSALDMVRDLVPSALDGRTKIASQKNAAGETIFAVATPIRQGDRVVGVVGLISVAGQIDALVRVEREQVLQMFVIAIIVSIGLSLVLASTIANPLSDLAAAAEIGRDKNARKMAPARVRIPDLTARPDEIGRLSGAMRGMVGALYERIDANEQFAADVAHEIKNPLASLRSAVASLHMVKKEEQRTRLLEVIDHDVRRLDRLVSDISNASRLDSELVKEEEEQFDLIKMVSNLSEFLGQQAREKGVDFITDLPSQSVVISGLEARLAQVFVNLITNATSFCEEGDAVRVWARQRDNRVLVVVEDTGPGIPEEALTKVFKRFYSERPEGQFGDHSGLGLAISKQIVEAHGGVIWAENIRPTDADRTSDPLGARFVVGLPVS comes from the coding sequence ATGAGTATTGCCGGGAAGATCGGATTGGCTCGAAAGCGCTCCTCAAACTTCGCCCGTCGCGCGCCGGAAACGGAAGTCGTGCTCGGCGAGGATTGGATCGGCCCGGCCGATATCGTCGACGACGATCTGCGCAAGGGTCGGGCGCGGCGGTCGATGTTCTCGCTCAACCGCTCGCCGCTGGCGCGCAAGATCATCACCTTCAACCTGTTGGCGATGATCGTGCTGGTGACCGGCGTGCTCTACCTCAACCCGTTTCGTGACAGCCTCGTGCTGCAGCGCGAAGGCGGGCTGGTGAACGAGGCGCAGCTGGCCGCCGACGTGTTCGAGGCGCAGCTTCCGGCGGGGGCGCCGGTCAATCTGGCAGCGGGAGACGGGCTCGACCCGCTCGCGACGATCCGCGGGATGGAGCTGCCCGAAGGCGCCGATCTCTACCTGTTCGATCCAAGTGCGGCGCTGCTCGGCACCACGACCACGGGCGACCGCGCGCCGGTCGAAGAGGTCGACGGGCTCAATTTCGACAAGCGTTCCACCGTGCTCAGCGATTTTCTCGGTCAGATCTGGGACTCGGTCGCGGGTCTGTTCGAGCGCGGTGGCGGCACCGCCGCCGATAGCGCGCTCGACATGGTGCGCGATCTGGTGCCCTCGGCGCTGGATGGCCGCACCAAGATCGCCTCGCAGAAGAATGCCGCCGGAGAGACCATCTTCGCCGTTGCCACGCCGATCCGGCAGGGCGATCGCGTCGTGGGCGTGGTCGGGCTGATCTCTGTCGCGGGGCAGATCGACGCGCTGGTCCGCGTCGAGCGCGAGCAGGTGCTGCAGATGTTCGTGATCGCGATCATCGTCTCGATCGGGCTGTCGCTGGTGCTGGCCTCGACCATCGCCAATCCGCTCTCCGATCTTGCTGCCGCCGCCGAAATCGGGCGCGACAAGAACGCGCGCAAGATGGCGCCCGCCCGGGTGCGCATCCCCGACCTGACCGCGCGACCTGACGAGATAGGGCGTCTGTCGGGCGCGATGCGCGGCATGGTCGGCGCGCTTTACGAACGCATCGACGCGAACGAACAGTTCGCCGCCGACGTCGCCCACGAGATCAAGAACCCGCTGGCCAGTCTGCGCTCTGCCGTGGCCTCGCTGCATATGGTCAAGAAGGAGGAGCAGCGCACCCGCCTTCTGGAAGTCATCGATCACGACGTGCGCAGACTGGATCGTCTTGTGAGTGACATTTCCAATGCATCGCGGCTCGATTCCGAGCTGGTGAAAGAAGAGGAAGAGCAGTTCGACCTGATCAAGATGGTGTCGAACCTCAGCGAATTCCTCGGGCAGCAGGCACGCGAGAAGGGCGTCGATTTCATCACCGATCTGCCGTCGCAATCCGTGGTCATCTCGGGGCTGGAAGCGCGTCTGGCGCAGGTCTTCGTGAACCTGATCACCAATGCGACCTCGTTCTGCGAAGAGGGCGATGCGGTGCGGGTCTGGGCGCGCCAGCGCGACAATCGTGTGCTGGTCGTGGTTGAGGATACCGGGCCGGGCATTCCCGAAGAGGCGCTGACCAAGGTCTTCAAGCGGTTCTATTCGGAACGCCCCGAGGGGCAATTCGGCGATCACTCGGGCCTCGGTCTCGCGATCTCCAAGCAGATCGTCGAAGCTCATGGCGGCGTGATCTGGGCCGAAAATATCCGCCCCACCGATGCCGATCGGACCTCCGATCCTTTGGGCGCGCGTTTCGTCGTGGGCCTGCCGGTAAGCTGA
- a CDS encoding response regulator transcription factor has translation MSRIALVDDDRNILTSVSMTLEAEGYDVETYNDGQAAFDAFTKRLPDMAVLDIKMPRMDGMELLQRLRQKTAMPVIFLTSKDDEIDEVLGLRMGADDYVKKPFSQRLLVERIRALLRRQEAISTGEVASTEDTKVMVRGSLEMDPLRHAVTWKSKDVTLTVTEFLLLQALAQRPGFVKSRDQLMDVAYDDQVYVDDRTIDSHIKRLRKKMRSVDDDFTAIETLYGIGYRYNEE, from the coding sequence ATGTCGAGAATCGCGCTGGTCGACGACGACCGCAATATTCTGACCTCTGTCTCGATGACGCTCGAGGCCGAAGGTTACGATGTCGAAACGTATAACGATGGACAGGCTGCATTCGACGCGTTCACCAAGCGTCTCCCGGACATGGCGGTTCTGGATATAAAGATGCCGCGAATGGACGGCATGGAGCTGCTGCAGCGGCTTCGCCAGAAGACGGCGATGCCGGTGATCTTCCTGACCTCCAAAGACGACGAAATCGACGAGGTTCTGGGTCTGCGCATGGGCGCGGACGACTACGTCAAGAAGCCGTTCTCGCAGCGTCTTCTGGTCGAACGCATCCGCGCGCTGCTGCGCCGGCAGGAAGCGATCTCGACCGGCGAGGTCGCCTCGACCGAAGACACCAAGGTCATGGTGCGCGGCTCGCTCGAGATGGACCCTCTGCGCCACGCGGTGACCTGGAAGAGCAAGGACGTTACGCTGACTGTGACCGAATTCCTGCTGCTTCAGGCGCTCGCGCAGCGGCCCGGTTTCGTGAAATCGCGCGATCAGCTGATGGACGTGGCTTACGACGATCAGGTCTATGTCGACGACCGCACGATCGACAGCCACATCAAGCGCCTGCGCAAGAAGATGCGCAGCGTCGATGATGATTTCACGGCGATCGAGACACTCTACGGCATCGGATACCGGTATAACGAAGAGTGA
- a CDS encoding phosphoenolpyruvate carboxykinase: MDIGRVNPAKRLEDQGIEGLGNVYYNLLEPALIQEAIKRDEGTLGKGGAFYCTTGKHTGRSPKDKFVVRTASVEDSIWWENNSPMEPEAFDRLYADMLEHMKGKDYFVEDLFGGADPEHRLDVRLVAEMAWHGLFLRTMLRRPEREELDAFNPEWTIINCPSFKADPEKHGCRSETVIALNFEKKTILIGNTAYAGENKKGVFTLLNYILPGEGIMAMHCSANHAIDDPDDAAVFFGLSGTGKTTLSADPSRILVGDDEHGWSHNGIFNFEGGCYAKTINLSKEAEPEIYNTCSMFGTVVENMVFDEETLELDFNDNSITDNMRCAYPLHYIPNASDTAMAGQPKNVIMLTCDAFGVLPPIARLTPAQAMYHFLSGFTSKTPGTEVGVVEPLPTFSTCFGAPFMPRRPEVYGKLLQEKIRNTGASCWLVNTGWTGGAFGTGSRMPIRATRALLKAALDGSLHDVQFRKDPNFGFEVPVSVPNVSDVLLDPRRTWDDAAAYDAQAQKLVEMFSDNFAQYVPYIDDDVKAAAIG, from the coding sequence ATGGACATTGGACGCGTTAACCCCGCGAAACGGCTGGAAGATCAAGGCATCGAAGGTCTCGGGAATGTCTATTATAACCTGCTGGAACCGGCGCTGATCCAAGAAGCGATCAAGCGCGACGAAGGTACGCTCGGCAAGGGTGGCGCCTTCTACTGCACCACCGGGAAACACACGGGCCGGTCGCCCAAAGACAAGTTCGTCGTGCGCACCGCCTCGGTCGAAGACAGCATCTGGTGGGAGAACAACTCCCCGATGGAGCCCGAAGCCTTCGACCGCCTCTATGCCGACATGCTCGAGCATATGAAGGGCAAGGATTACTTCGTCGAGGACCTCTTCGGCGGTGCCGACCCCGAGCATCGGCTCGACGTGCGCCTCGTGGCGGAAATGGCCTGGCACGGGCTGTTCCTGCGCACCATGCTGCGCCGCCCCGAGCGCGAGGAACTCGACGCGTTCAATCCGGAATGGACGATCATCAACTGCCCGAGCTTCAAGGCCGATCCCGAGAAGCACGGCTGCCGCTCGGAAACCGTGATCGCGCTGAACTTCGAGAAGAAGACGATCCTGATCGGCAACACCGCCTATGCGGGTGAGAACAAGAAGGGCGTCTTCACCCTTCTCAACTACATCCTGCCCGGCGAAGGCATCATGGCGATGCACTGCTCGGCCAACCACGCGATCGACGATCCCGACGACGCGGCGGTCTTCTTCGGCCTCTCTGGCACCGGCAAGACGACGCTCTCGGCCGATCCCTCGCGCATCCTCGTGGGCGATGACGAGCATGGCTGGTCGCATAACGGCATCTTCAACTTCGAAGGCGGCTGCTACGCCAAGACGATCAACCTGTCGAAAGAAGCCGAGCCGGAGATTTACAACACCTGCTCGATGTTCGGCACCGTGGTAGAGAACATGGTGTTCGACGAGGAGACGCTGGAGCTGGACTTCAACGACAACTCGATCACCGACAACATGCGCTGCGCCTATCCGCTGCATTACATCCCGAACGCCTCGGATACCGCGATGGCGGGCCAGCCCAAGAACGTGATCATGCTGACCTGCGATGCCTTCGGTGTCCTGCCGCCCATCGCGCGGCTGACCCCGGCGCAGGCGATGTATCACTTCCTGTCGGGCTTCACCTCGAAGACCCCGGGCACCGAGGTCGGCGTGGTCGAGCCGCTCCCGACCTTCTCGACCTGCTTCGGCGCGCCCTTCATGCCGCGTCGCCCCGAGGTCTATGGCAAGCTGCTTCAAGAGAAGATCCGCAACACCGGCGCGTCGTGCTGGCTGGTGAACACCGGCTGGACCGGCGGCGCTTTCGGCACCGGCTCGCGGATGCCGATCCGGGCGACCCGTGCGCTGCTGAAAGCCGCGCTCGACGGCTCGCTGCATGACGTGCAGTTCCGCAAGGATCCCAACTTCGGCTTCGAGGTTCCGGTCTCGGTCCCGAACGTCTCGGACGTGCTTCTGGACCCGCGCCGCACCTGGGACGACGCGGCGGCCTATGATGCGCAGGCGCAGAAGCTGGTGGAGATGTTCTCGGACAACTTCGCGCAATACGTGCCCTATATCGACGACGACGTGAAAGCCGCGGCAATCGGCTGA
- a CDS encoding phospholipase D-like domain-containing protein has product MKLELLHILGFALIAGLIALAGLTLIVARLSHRRPKGPFPKSHMQLAPETGRFAMALQNRLAGIETKSAVQLLADPLDALAARLELIDAAEVSLDLQYYIWQNDTAGAIMLGALRKAAKRGVHIRLLIDDNGTAGMDRTLAALDQLPNVDVRLFNPFPIRTARFLGYLSDFRRLNRRMHNKAMIADGRMAILGGRNIGDDYFNSLSESGLYMDLDVAVAGPVLAQIGKQFDLYWNAPPAIPAEKMLGGCEAKEAETIIKTEELRLSEPEAKRYADDLQHPDRTSRLLSGKARVIFAEAQLIYDHPSKIHGLLQGRKLLWQYLVRALGQPLEELVLVTPYLVPTRTGVRYLKRIAQSGATIKVLTNSYAATDVALVHSGYAHRRKGLLRAGIELYEYAADAEDRRPSERNRRERLLGSDIRGTSPFSRNKLHAKVFAVDRARVFIGSFNFDPRSMRLNTELGIVIDAPEIATEISETFKEFIPARAWRLRLTRAQQLRWSRPGHGVRKREPGVPFSHRIFLWIAQRLPIEWML; this is encoded by the coding sequence ATGAAACTGGAACTGCTTCATATTCTGGGCTTCGCCCTGATCGCCGGCCTCATCGCGCTGGCCGGTCTGACGCTGATCGTCGCACGGCTGTCGCATCGGCGTCCGAAAGGCCCGTTCCCCAAGTCCCATATGCAACTCGCCCCCGAAACCGGGCGCTTCGCGATGGCGTTGCAGAACCGGCTCGCTGGAATTGAGACAAAGAGCGCGGTCCAGCTGCTCGCAGATCCGCTCGACGCGCTGGCGGCGCGGCTGGAACTGATCGACGCGGCGGAGGTCTCGCTCGATCTGCAATACTACATCTGGCAGAACGACACCGCGGGCGCGATCATGCTCGGCGCGCTGCGCAAGGCCGCCAAACGCGGGGTCCATATCCGGCTGCTGATCGACGATAACGGCACGGCGGGGATGGACCGCACGCTGGCCGCGCTCGACCAGTTACCCAATGTCGACGTGCGCCTCTTCAACCCCTTCCCGATCCGGACCGCACGCTTCCTCGGCTACCTGTCCGATTTCCGCCGCCTTAACCGCCGGATGCACAACAAGGCGATGATCGCAGATGGACGGATGGCGATCCTCGGCGGGCGCAATATCGGCGACGACTACTTTAACAGCCTCTCCGAGAGCGGGCTCTACATGGATCTCGACGTCGCCGTCGCGGGGCCGGTTCTGGCGCAGATCGGCAAGCAGTTCGACCTCTACTGGAACGCGCCCCCTGCGATCCCGGCGGAAAAGATGTTGGGTGGCTGCGAGGCGAAAGAGGCCGAGACCATCATCAAGACCGAAGAGCTCCGCCTCTCGGAACCCGAGGCGAAGCGTTATGCGGACGACCTGCAGCATCCCGACCGGACGTCGCGGCTGCTGTCAGGCAAGGCGCGGGTGATCTTCGCCGAGGCGCAGTTGATCTACGACCACCCGTCGAAAATCCACGGGCTTTTGCAAGGGCGCAAACTGCTCTGGCAATATCTGGTGCGCGCCTTGGGGCAACCGCTGGAAGAACTGGTGCTGGTGACGCCCTACCTCGTCCCGACGCGGACGGGGGTGCGTTATCTCAAGCGGATTGCGCAATCGGGGGCGACCATCAAGGTGCTGACGAATTCCTATGCCGCGACCGATGTGGCGCTGGTCCATTCCGGCTACGCGCACCGCCGCAAGGGGCTGTTGCGCGCAGGCATCGAGCTTTACGAATACGCCGCCGACGCCGAAGACCGCCGCCCGAGTGAGCGCAACCGGCGCGAGCGGCTGCTGGGCTCCGACATTCGCGGCACCTCGCCGTTTTCGCGCAACAAGCTGCACGCCAAGGTCTTCGCGGTGGATCGCGCGCGCGTATTCATCGGCTCGTTCAACTTCGATCCACGCTCGATGCGGCTCAATACAGAGCTGGGCATCGTGATCGACGCGCCCGAGATCGCGACGGAAATCTCCGAGACCTTCAAGGAGTTTATCCCCGCCCGCGCGTGGCGGCTGCGCCTCACCCGTGCGCAGCAATTACGCTGGTCGCGGCCCGGTCATGGTGTGCGCAAGCGCGAGCCGGGCGTGCCCTTCTCGCACCGGATCTTCCTGTGGATCGCGCAGCGCCTGCCGATCGAGTGGATGCTCTAA
- a CDS encoding GNAT family N-acetyltransferase produces MKIEPVTDYTPCHALRRAVFIEEQGIPEPEEWDDLDDQAVHLLASEEGTPLGTARLIRKEETGKIGRICVAKSARGTGLGAALVRDACERFAEMGCTRAYLSAQSYAIPFYEKLGFVPYGEDYDDAGIPHRDMEKPL; encoded by the coding sequence ATCAAGATCGAGCCGGTCACCGATTACACGCCCTGCCACGCGCTGCGCCGGGCCGTGTTCATCGAAGAACAGGGCATTCCCGAGCCCGAGGAATGGGACGATCTCGACGATCAGGCGGTCCATTTGCTGGCCAGCGAGGAGGGCACGCCGCTCGGGACCGCAAGGCTGATCCGCAAGGAGGAGACCGGCAAGATCGGTCGCATCTGCGTGGCGAAATCCGCGCGTGGCACCGGGCTTGGCGCGGCGCTGGTGCGCGACGCCTGCGAGCGGTTCGCTGAGATGGGCTGTACCCGCGCCTATCTCTCGGCCCAGAGCTACGCGATCCCGTTCTACGAGAAGCTCGGCTTCGTGCCCTACGGCGAAGATTACGACGACGCGGGCATCCCGCATCGCGATATGGAAAAACCGCTCTGA
- the dapE gene encoding succinyl-diaminopimelate desuccinylase — protein MTTDPIRLSADLIRCPSVTPEEGGALVLLEGLLTEAGFTCTRVDRNGTPNLYARWGAKGAAKSFGFNGHTDVVPVGDAAAWTHDPFGAEVVDGVMWGRGATDMKTAVAAFAAAAVDFVTETPPDGAVILAITGDEEGPGRDGTRALLDWMKAEGEAMSVCLVGEPTCPNEMGEMMKIGRRGSLSFYIEAEGVQGHAAYPHRAKNPLHALVDLLGRMTAEPLDHGTDHFQPSSLQITTIDCGNPANNVIPAKARATVNIRFNDAHTGEGLIAWAEAMASEIAAETGIRIALNPDISGESFVTPPGPFVDLVAKSVEAETGRAPELSTSGGTSDARFVKDHCPVVEFGLVGATMHQVDERVPLDQIEALTRVYARILKDYFA, from the coding sequence ATGACGACCGATCCCATCCGCCTGAGCGCCGATCTGATCCGCTGCCCCTCGGTGACCCCGGAGGAGGGCGGCGCGCTGGTCTTGCTGGAAGGCCTGCTGACGGAAGCAGGCTTCACCTGCACGCGCGTCGATCGCAATGGCACGCCGAACCTTTATGCGCGCTGGGGCGCGAAGGGGGCGGCGAAAAGCTTCGGCTTCAACGGGCACACGGATGTCGTGCCGGTGGGCGATGCCGCCGCCTGGACCCATGATCCCTTCGGCGCCGAGGTCGTCGACGGCGTGATGTGGGGGCGCGGGGCGACTGATATGAAGACCGCCGTGGCGGCCTTTGCCGCGGCAGCGGTGGATTTCGTGACCGAGACGCCGCCCGACGGTGCGGTGATCCTCGCCATCACCGGCGACGAGGAAGGGCCGGGCCGCGACGGCACGCGGGCGCTTCTGGATTGGATGAAGGCCGAGGGCGAGGCGATGTCAGTCTGCCTCGTGGGTGAGCCGACCTGCCCCAATGAGATGGGCGAGATGATGAAGATCGGGCGGCGTGGCTCGCTCAGCTTCTATATCGAGGCCGAGGGCGTGCAGGGCCATGCCGCCTATCCGCATCGCGCGAAGAACCCGCTGCATGCGCTGGTCGATCTGCTGGGCCGGATGACCGCAGAGCCGCTCGACCACGGCACCGATCATTTCCAGCCGTCGAGCCTGCAGATCACCACCATCGATTGCGGCAACCCGGCCAATAACGTGATCCCGGCCAAGGCACGCGCGACCGTGAATATTCGCTTCAACGATGCGCATACGGGCGAGGGGCTGATCGCCTGGGCCGAGGCGATGGCCTCCGAGATCGCCGCCGAGACCGGCATCCGTATCGCGCTCAACCCCGATATCTCGGGCGAAAGCTTCGTCACCCCGCCCGGTCCCTTCGTCGATCTCGTCGCGAAATCGGTCGAGGCGGAAACGGGCCGCGCGCCGGAGCTGTCCACCTCGGGCGGCACCTCGGATGCGCGCTTCGTAAAGGATCACTGCCCGGTCGTGGAATTCGGCCTTGTCGGCGCGACGATGCATCAGGTGGACGAACGTGTGCCCCTCGACCAGATCGAAGCGCTCACACGCGTCTATGCCCGCATCCTGAAAGACTACTTCGCATGA